From Paenibacillus sp. FSL H8-0537:
GAAGCTCAGCAGCAAGCCATAAAACCACTCATCCAGCGAAAAAGAACCCGCCACCTGCAAGCTGCCATCCGCTAGCTCGGTAATTAATACGCTTGGAAAAGCATCATATACCCGATGCTTGACCTGCGGCTGAAAGTGCAGAAGCATTTGCGTCTCCTGATCTGCTCCCCAGTCGCTGCGCCAGATCAGCCCTTCCAGCTGCGGCGACTGCCGCGGCTCGAAGCGTTCCAGCCTTAGCGACAGACTGAGTATGCGCGTCAAACGAAACATGCGAAAGCCCTGCTTCCCCCGGCAATACGCCTGCACATACCACACGGACCCTTTCATGATGAGCGCTGCCGGCTCAACCTCCCGCTCGCTTTCGGTCCCGGCCGAGCTGGCATAACGCAGGCAAGCCACCTTGCCTTCTGTAATCGCTTGTTGGAGCAAGGCCAGCTTGGGCTTCAAATCCAGTCCCGATCCCCATGATTGCAGATCAAACACCAGCTCCTCGCCCTGCCTGGCTTGCTCCTCATGCGCTGCTTGAGGCAGCAGCGCATTCACTTTGGCGAGCAGCTCATGATAGGCTTGATCATCTAGAGCTGAGGCAATTCCCTTCACTGCAGCAAGCAGCGCCTTCCATTCCTTCGCGCTTGCAAGCTGCCGATTTAACGTGTATTGCTCCATAATTTCGTAACCGCCGGCTGCACCATGATGCGAGACCACAGGAATGCCAGCTAGACTCAGCGTATCCATATCACGGTAAATCGTTTTGATTGATACTTCAAAACGCTCAGCAAGCTCGGTCGCATTCCAACGCTTTCTGCCGAGCAGCAGGACGACGATGCTGAGCAATCGATCTATTTTCATACGGACCCACCTGACTTGTAGCATTTGCCCGCTTATTGGGGCTTATTTGTATTCCGGTTATTGTCAGCTTTATAATGGAGAGGAGAAACGAGAAGCGATTTTCCTAATGAATGGAGAGATTAATGATGACACTAAGCGGAAAAACAGCGATCATTACCGGCGCGGGCAAAGGCATCGGACTTGCTATTGCCCATGCACTCGCGAAGGAGGGCGTAAGCCTTGGACTTATTTCCCGAACGGCATCCGATTTGGAGACGCTCGCCGATACGCTGAAAGCCAGCTATTCGATACAGGTCAGCCTTGCGGCTGCCGATGTATCGGTTAATCAAGAGGTTCAGGCAGCTGTCGCCTCGATTACCGAGCAGCTTGGCCCTATTGATATTCTAATCAATAATGCAGGCATTGCCAAATTCGGCACCGTGCTGGATATGGACCCAGAAGAGTGGAAGAGCATGATGGATGTTAATTTATTCGGCACCTACAATGTGACTCGCGCTGTACTGCCAGATATGATTGCCAGAAATAGCGGCGAAATTATTAATGTAGCCTCCACAGCGGGAGAGCGCGGCTTCGCAACGGGCTCGGCCTACTGCGCTTCCAAGTTCGCAGTGCTGGGCTTCACTGAATCGCTGCTGCAGGAGGTGCGCAAGCACAATATTCGCGTTACAGCTCTTACGCCAAGCACGGTCAATACCGAGCTGGCTACGAAAGCTGGCCTCAAAATCGGTGATGAGGACCGCATGATGCAGCCTGAGGATGTTGCAGCTTTGGCGCTTGCCGCTATATCGCTGCCGCCACGCGTCTTCATTAAGACGGCGGGTATTTGGACGACGAACCCGCAATAAAGTTATTGCAGCGAATGGGTTGGCATTGCCCAATGAAAATAAAGTTTTAGATTGAGATGCCTGATCTAGCGCGGTTTTTGAGAATAATAATCGCCAGACCTCAAAAATGAAGGATTAGACAGACCATACAAATGAAACAGCGGCGGACTAAGACTGAAGAAAGTCTTAGACTGCCGCTGTTCATATTGGGCTAACGTATTCGATAGCTTAATCCTAAGGAACTCTAGCTTGAGGCGCTACAACTATATTGATTCTTCACAATTCGCCGGCAGCTTTGGCGCCTTGGCTATGCAGCCAATGAACCAGATCAGCAGCAGAACTGCGCTGCGCCGCGTCCAGCGGGGTCAATCCATCCCAAACCGAAATCCAGTTCAGTTCAGCGCCTCGGCCGAGAAGGTACTCTGCAGTGCGCCGTTGTCCACCGTGGCAAGCGCACCAGAAGGCGACGGTAATCTTGTCCGGAGGTGAAGAGCGACTTGCTCCCCAAGGGTATCGTTCTGAAAGTGTGGAACCGGCGAAGTAAGCCTCAATTTCAGCCAATTGTCCTAGCGCAGCCGCATGCCAGAGTGCGATTTGCGCTCCACGTTCAACCAACCTATGCGCTGCCCGCCACTGTGCGAACGCTACTGCATCATCCAGCGGTGTACCGCCTGCGATCACTGCACCTGGCGCTTCGATATCGGCACCAGCATCAAGAAGCGCATCAAGCACTTTAATGTCATCGCAACTCGAAGCCCAATGAAGCGGCGTCTCGGTGTGCGATCCAGTGAACCGAGCATTCACCTCCGCACCAAACTCGATTAGCGTACTAACAGTAGCCGCACCGTTAGGAAAGTGACCGGGCCAGTCGGTCACGACATGCAAAAGTGTTCGAGACATTCCACAACTATTGTCTTCGTTGTTATTGTCTCTACCGATCATTCTTGCCGTAGCCAAGCCCGGATTCTCTTCAAGAAGTCGTTTCAACGATGGGATATCGCCAGTGTGGATCGCTTTAACAACGGTTACTGCCAGCGTTTCATCTTCGTAAATAAATTCCATATCCCAATCTCCTCACACACCTATATAATCAGTTCTATATCTGTCCTTCAAGAATTGTGTAACCATTTGAATTATATACTGTCTTAAATTTAAGCTCCGCAAATTCGCCGTACTTGAAGTATTCGTGGAAGGATAATAATGTCCTGCCCGTTAGCTTAACCCCCTATCCAATCTAAACCTTTATTTTCTTTTGATAGGCGCGTGTTGATACGGATATTCGCATCCGCGGCATGACTCCATTCGCACAATTGTGGGCTAAAATCATATAACGACGCAAAAAAAGACAAGGAGCGAGGGATTCACCCTCTTCCTTGTCTTTTTCATAGCTATCTTAGGCTGATGGCTCCACTTACACTAAACGTTATGCTTCCGCTTCCTTGAGGCTACGCGAGCCATTCAAACCCCGCTGTCAGCGTTTCTCTTGAGCTTCCGCCTACGTAAACCTTGAACTGCCCTGCTTCTATCTGCCAAATCATAGCTGCTGTTGTAAATTTCAAATGCTCCTCCGAAAGGGTAAAGACCGCTTTCCGGCTTTCTCCCGCTTCCAGCCACAGCTTCTGGAACCCTTTCAGCTCCTTCACCGGACGAACGACACTGCCGTGAACGTCCTGAACGTACAGCTGCACGATTTCTTCTCCAGCTCTGCTGCCTGTATTCGTCACCGTGACGGAGACCTCCAGCGTGTCGCCCACCCGCAGCTCAGAGCGGCTAAGCACAAGCTCTGAATAAGCAAATGCCGTATAGCTGAGGCCATAGCCAAATGGGTACAAGGGCTCATTCGGGCCATCCATGTATTTGGAAATAAACTTCTGGCCGCTGTTGCTCTCCGTAAGCGGACGGCCAGTTCGGAAATGATTGTAATACACAGGCACTTGGCCCGTCTTGTATGGAAAGCTCATCGTCAGCTTGCCCGATGGATTGTAATCGCCCAGAAGAACATCTGCTAAAGCATGCCCCGCTTGCGAGCCAAGGAACCAGCTTTCCACTATCGCAGCCATGTGGTTATCAAACCATTCCAGCACCAATGGACGGCCATTGGTCAAAATAAGCACGACCGGCTTGCCTGTCTGCGCAATTGCCTTAGCCAGCTCCAATTGGGCATCCGGCAGCGTCACATCCATACGAGATGCCGCCTCGCCAGACATATCGCTGCTCTCGCCCAACGCCAGCAGCACGATATCTGCTTTGCTCGCCTGCTCCAAGGCGCGCTCGATGCCTCCGGCCAGCGGCTCATGCACGCCGCAGCCTTCTGCATACAGCAGCTGCTCCGGTGCGAAGCCCTTCGCTGCCAAGCCTTGCAGCAGCGTCGCCGTTTCACTCGCGTAATTGGAAAACTGCCACGGCCCGAGCAAATCCCGGCTGGCCGCGAACGGCCCGATAACCGCCAGCTTGGAGCCATACGCAAGCGGCAGCACGCCGTTATTTTTCAGCAGCACAATGGATTTGCGGGCTACGTCACGACTTGCCTCCAAATGCTCAGGCGACAAATAATGCTTGTACGCTTCTTCTGGCCTCACATAACGGTAAGGAGCATCCATAATGCCTATTTTAAATTTATAGGTCAAAATCCGGCGCACCGCCGCATTCAACTGCTCCTCCGTCACCCTTCCTTCTGCCAGAAGCGCCGGAAGATGCTCCTCGTACAGCCTGGTCACCATTTCAATATCCATCGTTGCATGCAGCGCTTGCGCGGCAGCCTCTTTGCCGTTCTCGGCAGCGCCATGGACGACCAGCTCATCAATGGCCGCATAATCGGAGATGAGCATGCCCTCGAACCCAAGCTCCTCCCGCAGCAGATCACGCAATATGCGGGTATTTCCAGCAATCGGAATGCCATCGTACAAATTAAAAGCATTCATGACCGATCCGGCGCCGGCCTCAATGCCCGCACGGAAGGGCGGCAAAAACACGTCACGCAGCGTACGCTCGGAAATATCGACCGTATTGTAATCCCGGCCTGCCTCGGCCGCTCCATACGCGATAAAATGCTTCAAGCAGGCAATCATTGTATCCTGATCCAGCAGGCTTTCACCTTGAAATCCCTCTACCTGAGCTTTAGCAATGGCAGCGCCAAGATACGGGTCCTCGCCCGCTCCCTCAACTACCCTGCCCCATCTGGCATCGCGAGTAACATCGACCATTGGCGCATGATTATACGTAATGCCGGAAGCTGCGGCCTCCTTG
This genomic window contains:
- a CDS encoding YafY family protein, encoding MKIDRLLSIVVLLLGRKRWNATELAERFEVSIKTIYRDMDTLSLAGIPVVSHHGAAGGYEIMEQYTLNRQLASAKEWKALLAAVKGIASALDDQAYHELLAKVNALLPQAAHEEQARQGEELVFDLQSWGSGLDLKPKLALLQQAITEGKVACLRYASSAGTESEREVEPAALIMKGSVWYVQAYCRGKQGFRMFRLTRILSLSLRLERFEPRQSPQLEGLIWRSDWGADQETQMLLHFQPQVKHRVYDAFPSVLITELADGSLQVAGSFSLDEWFYGLLLSFCQHVKVLAPVHAAEEVKRRARLIFESY
- a CDS encoding 3-ketoacyl-ACP reductase, encoding MTLSGKTAIITGAGKGIGLAIAHALAKEGVSLGLISRTASDLETLADTLKASYSIQVSLAAADVSVNQEVQAAVASITEQLGPIDILINNAGIAKFGTVLDMDPEEWKSMMDVNLFGTYNVTRAVLPDMIARNSGEIINVASTAGERGFATGSAYCASKFAVLGFTESLLQEVRKHNIRVTALTPSTVNTELATKAGLKIGDEDRMMQPEDVAALALAAISLPPRVFIKTAGIWTTNPQ
- a CDS encoding ankyrin repeat domain-containing protein, which codes for MEFIYEDETLAVTVVKAIHTGDIPSLKRLLEENPGLATARMIGRDNNNEDNSCGMSRTLLHVVTDWPGHFPNGAATVSTLIEFGAEVNARFTGSHTETPLHWASSCDDIKVLDALLDAGADIEAPGAVIAGGTPLDDAVAFAQWRAAHRLVERGAQIALWHAAALGQLAEIEAYFAGSTLSERYPWGASRSSPPDKITVAFWCACHGGQRRTAEYLLGRGAELNWISVWDGLTPLDAAQRSSAADLVHWLHSQGAKAAGEL
- a CDS encoding glycoside hydrolase family 3 N-terminal domain-containing protein, translated to MKGVWHGHVKIGEGSALFIFTVEEWDGDYRLAVHSVPGIYSFEAGGLKAEGSKGNELKATGHLAMFGANMTVHLIFGETSLTGMVTLPFGGPFPLEGEKGHPTFRNDSLLVRAAEVQGGTVVERTEAEIAEQVELLLERMSVEEKIGQMSQVGASNFSFGGDVESEPVEVLIAKGKIGSILGAFDMSQVLELQRIAVEQSPLRIPLLFNADVIHGYQTIFPVPLAWACSWDMEAIRKACAIAAKEAAASGITYNHAPMVDVTRDARWGRVVEGAGEDPYLGAAIAKAQVEGFQGESLLDQDTMIACLKHFIAYGAAEAGRDYNTVDISERTLRDVFLPPFRAGIEAGAGSVMNAFNLYDGIPIAGNTRILRDLLREELGFEGMLISDYAAIDELVVHGAAENGKEAAAQALHATMDIEMVTRLYEEHLPALLAEGRVTEEQLNAAVRRILTYKFKIGIMDAPYRYVRPEEAYKHYLSPEHLEASRDVARKSIVLLKNNGVLPLAYGSKLAVIGPFAASRDLLGPWQFSNYASETATLLQGLAAKGFAPEQLLYAEGCGVHEPLAGGIERALEQASKADIVLLALGESSDMSGEAASRMDVTLPDAQLELAKAIAQTGKPVVLILTNGRPLVLEWFDNHMAAIVESWFLGSQAGHALADVLLGDYNPSGKLTMSFPYKTGQVPVYYNHFRTGRPLTESNSGQKFISKYMDGPNEPLYPFGYGLSYTAFAYSELVLSRSELRVGDTLEVSVTVTNTGSRAGEEIVQLYVQDVHGSVVRPVKELKGFQKLWLEAGESRKAVFTLSEEHLKFTTAAMIWQIEAGQFKVYVGGSSRETLTAGFEWLA